A genomic segment from Branchiostoma floridae strain S238N-H82 chromosome 7, Bfl_VNyyK, whole genome shotgun sequence encodes:
- the LOC118419975 gene encoding uncharacterized protein LOC118419975, with amino-acid sequence MAALPYRPSASGGGSNGIGMGNMAVGAVRMENFMAELPRSIFTWDGRNRTLSHDPSAAVVISDMPLFRNALSRHIQVNTDDELLDLRDAMLRAPLWMTCTIRSQKSAISRLSSTGSDDYAAAEEESRIKGSFIMLVNTHHAAVRTQLLEAFAHAIGRASVGRRYTLRVSFTSAMKDFYKDYLRGQGIRGAFTITGASFRVSSAHRNDKWAFVTDLWKKTGEMRHNIRAKVSYLEFSTRVIHEKPRYMKEVDHHRFPRGSSSSGYRVERFFHG; translated from the exons atggcggcgctgCCGTACAGACCGAGCGCTAGCGGCGGGGGTAGCAACGGGATCGGCATGGGGAACATGGCGGTGGGCGCCGTCAGGATGGAGAACTTCATGGCGGAGCTGCCGAGGAGCATCTTCACGTGGGACGGGAGGAACAGGACGCTATCGCACGACCCCTCAGCGGCCGTGGTGATCTCAGATATGCCGCTGTTTAGGAACGCCCTATCCAG GCACATTCAAGTCAACACGGATGACGAACTTCTCGACCTGAGGGACGCCATGTTGCGGGCGCCATTGTGGATGACGTGTACAATTCGATCCCAGAAGTCCGCCATCTCCAGGCTGAGTTCGACCGGATCGGACGACTACGCAGCCGCAGAGGAGGAGAGCCGAATAAAGG GTAGTTTTATCATGCTGGTGAACACACACCACGCGGCGGTACGGACACAGCTGCTGGAGGCCTTCGCACACGCCATCGGGAGGGCTTCCGTGGGCAGGCGGTACACACTGAGG GTCAGCTTCACAAGCGCGATGAAGGATTTCTATAAGGACTATCTGAGAGGACAGGGGATCAGGGGTGCCTTCACCATCACAGGCGCCTCCTTCCGCGTCAGTAGCGCGCACAGGAACGACAAATGGGCCTTCGTCACCGACCTGTGGAAGAAAACAGGCGAGATGAGGCACAACATACGCGCCAAG GTGTCGTACCTGGAGTTTTCCACACGGGTTATCCATGAGAAGCCGCGGTACATGAAGGAAGTGGACCATCACCGGTTCCCCAGGGGGTCATCCTCCAGCGGCTACCGGGTGGAGAGGTTCTTCCACGGCTGA
- the LOC118419978 gene encoding uncharacterized protein LOC118419978, with protein sequence MASGSFESPRVRKDMEDRFSCPICLSPQLRMVSGLCQHRVCASCLYEDDSGTLSLTCCPVCQEEGCFPKTRPIIPEDSVLAQRRLGVVSCPNDGCQEEMWEWELRNHQRVCAYVVIIVLDSPSPPPAPARPRVTVQAPERPRRRQQPMVRTTRTASRRVALARQQRTHGTPGRLTPGRRVAAARRTPARRTAAAPPKTPVRRSKRTAWRL encoded by the exons ATGGCGAGTGGTTCATTTGAAAGTCCCCGAGTCCGCAAGGACATGGAAGACAG GTTTAGCTGTCCTATTTGCCTGTCTCCGCAGCTGAGGATGGTGTCAGGCCTGTGTCAGCACCGTGTGTGTGCCTCCTGTCTGTATGAGGACGACTCGGGGACGCTTAGTCTGACGTGCTGTCCGGTGTGTCAGGAGGAAGGTTGCTTTCCCAAAACGAG GCCCATCATACCAGAGGACTCTGTACTGGCGCAGAGGAGACTGGGTGTGGTCTCCTGCCCTAACGACGGTTGCCAAGAGGAAATGTGGGAGTGGGAACTGCGGAACCATCAAAG GGTCTGTGCTTATGTCGTCATAATCGTCCTGGATTCCCCTAGCCCACCCCCTGCTCCAGCCCGACCAAGAGTGACTGTCCAGGCGCCGGAGAGACCCCGCAG GCGCCAGCAGCCTATGGTAAGGACAACCCGAACCGCGTCACGTAGGGTGGCTCTTGCCCGACAGCAGCGCACCCATGGCACGCCGGGAAGGCTGACACCTGGACGGAGAGTTGCAGCAGCGCGCCGAACGCCAGCACGGCGTACTGCAGCTGCACCGCCGAAAACACCCGTCAGAAGAAGCAAGAGAACAGCATGGCGATTGTGA
- the LOC118419977 gene encoding sulfotransferase family cytosolic 1B member 1-like — MEMKRPTATQPGYVTIANIPSPRLVITHLPIKFAPKGISQPQNKVKVLVPMRNPKDTAVSTFHFHKKLMPLKGGDPDSVRWEEFAEDFSSGTVPFGDYCDWLTGWWQLRDDPHFLFLKYEDMKKDLLSAVKAIVAFLEVDLDESTIKGIAEASTFNNMKADMDNSKMAERRNIARKGIIGDWKNTFSSKESDLFDSWYEKKLGGTGLSFDFE; from the exons ATGGAGATGAAGCGGCCCACAGCCACACAGCCAGGCTACGTCACAATCGCAAACATACCATCTCCCCGCCTTGTGATAACACACCTTCCTATCAAGTTTGCACCAAAAGGGATATCCCAGCCACAGAACAAG GTGAAGGTACTGGTGCCGATGAGAAACCCGAAGGACACGGCTGTGTCGACGTTCCATTTCCACAAGAAACTCATGCCACTGAAGGGCGGGGATCCAGACTCGGTGCGTTGGGAAGAGTTTGCTGAGGATTTCAGCAGCGGCACAG TGCCATTTGGAGACTACTGTGACTGGCTGACCGGCTGGTGGCAGTTGCGAGACGACCCCCACTTCCTCTTCCTCAAGTATGAGGACATGAAGAAG GATCTGCTGAGTGCTGTGAAGGCCATAGTGGCATTTCTGGAGGTTGATCTGGATGAATCGACCATAAAAGGCATCGCAGAGGCCAGTACTTTCAACAACATGAAGGCAGACATGGACAATTCCAAGATGGCAGAGAGAAGGAATATAGCCAGGAAAG GTATCATTGGAGACTGGAAGAACACTTTCTCTTCAAAAGAGAGTGATCTGTTCGACTCCTGGTACGAGAAGAAGCTGGGTGGTACAGGCCTCTCGTTTGACTTCGAATAA
- the LOC118420061 gene encoding E3 ubiquitin-protein ligase TRIM71-like, translating into MSSQEPQSIELQVTRTSSTDGGLTAAEDRTGDNREHQQDENAEENTSCGQRYFANPLHRAMCIGVVVILAILVAVTVTGSVIIFTSSPVSSGGQQQQQETTTFPHVPSLTTISVTYKSDARETPRTLGATTGLSVTSASTTVQLLNNETHMTAPTARTTVEGINQEPGEIEKITFGGIGDEPGKFLRPHGVFVSEHNDIYVADSGNRRVQVHDMSGTHLHLFPTVVPRTHGKKMMPYDVAIDGDNMIWVLGKTRSFGEYLIQYTTGGHPMLKLLVGFHTNLGIAINYQRKLIIVTEILEGSGQVKILRPDGSLVTRFGEQQKMVNPGSVTVNREGNIFVSDYGTDHVYSFNGQGNFLFKFNANMPAELHGICTDISDHIVVTGTGNIAAIIFTSSGRYLRHVASTNRRYEGVAVGPHGQLVITSPSIHSVIIFPRY; encoded by the exons ATGTCTAGCCAGGAACCCCAGTCTATAGAGCTACAGGTCACACGGACGTCAAGCACTGACGGAGGGCTGACAGCAGCTGAGGACAGGACAGGCGACAACAGAGAGCATCAACAAG ACGAGAATGCAGAAGAAAACACGAGTTGTGGACAGCGCTATTTTGCAAATCCGCTCCACCGGGCAATGTGTATCGGTGTAGTTGTCATCCTTGCTATCCTGGTAGCTGTGACCGTAACAGGATCCGTGATCATCTTCACCAGTAGTCCTGTCTCCAGCGGtgggcaacaacaacaacaggagaCCACAACCTTCCCG CATGTGCCAAGTCTGACGACCATCTCTGTGACGTATAAATCAGATGCAAGGGAAACGCCCCGCACTTTGGGAGCGACGACAGGACTTTCTGTCACTAGTGCCTCAACAACTGTTCAACTTTTGAATAAC GAGACTCACATGACTGCACCAACAGCACGTACAACAGTTGAAG GGATAAATCAGGAACCAGGAGAGATAGAGAAAATCACCTTCGGAGGAATAGGCGACGAACCAGGGAAGTTTCTTCGACCTCATGGTGTTTTCGTCTCAGAACATAACGACATATACGTAGCAGACTCGGGCAACAGACGGGTGCAAGTCCACGACATGTCCGGGACTCACCTCCACCTGTTCCCGACTGTTGTGCCGCGAACCCACGGTAAGAAGATGATGCCCTATGATGTAGCTATTGACGGAGACAATATGATATGGGTCCTCGGAAAAACTCGCTCATTTGGTGAATATCTCATTCAGTACACAACGGGGGGTCACCCGATGCTGAAGTTGTTAGTGGGGTTTCATACCAACCTCGGGATAGCCATCAACTACCAGAGGAAACTCATCATTGTGACTGAAATCCTTGAAGGCAGCGGTCAAGTAAAAATTCTCCGGCCAGACGGTTCGCTTGTGACCAGGTTTGGGGAACAACAGAAGATGGTGAACCCGGGGTCGGTCACCGTCAACAGGGAAGGGAACATCTTTGTGTCAGACTACGGTACGGACCACGTCTACAGCTTCAACGGGCAAGGAAACTTCCTTTTCAAGTTCAATGCCAACATGCCAGCCGAATTACATGGCATCTGTACGGACATTTCGGACCACATCGTCGTAACGGGCACTGGAAATATCGCGGCAATAATTTTCACGAGCAGCGGTCGGTATCTCCGTCATGTTGCGTCTACTAATAGACGGTATGAAGGTGTAGCCGTGGGACCACATGGACAGTTGGTCATCACTTCCCCCTCCATTCACAGTGTTATCATCTTTCCACGGTACTAA